In the Patescibacteria group bacterium genome, one interval contains:
- a CDS encoding DUF5652 family protein codes for METLSVLTPAQLIILLLILMWSMVWKGLALWRSARNNHQVWFVILLLVNTVGILEIIYLILIDKQHAKVIEQA; via the coding sequence ATGGAAACATTATCAGTTTTAACACCAGCGCAGTTGATAATTTTATTATTGATTTTAATGTGGTCAATGGTCTGGAAAGGTTTGGCTTTGTGGCGCTCAGCTAGAAATAATCATCAAGTTTGGTTTGTGATTTTATTATTGGTGAATACAGTTGGTATTTTAGAGATTATTTATTTAATTTTAATAGATAAACAGCACGCTAAGGTTATCGAGCAGGCTTAA
- a CDS encoding peptidoglycan DD-metalloendopeptidase family protein, which yields MQNLNKNKKYFLILTLIFCLTAFCSRDLLFVQAAYEGYTVDDLNQEIAERQKEIQAIEKQREEYQKKVKAEQQKALSLRSQISILENQISDRQLKIQQLRIEIEEANLQIQNITLQIEKKEQEITDHQQKIAELIRFIYQKSQKNPLEILLLNQSLADFFNQLKYTEDIQRELQKTLSKMKIIQQGLQVQKSELENKKQELSKLKEENEDEKSALNGQQNYQQVLLTETQSSEKKFQSMLAELQRERQAAESNIANIESAIRDKLSRQESWQGDKDVFLDWPIPLKKITCYFHDTDYPFRKWIGEHSGVDLRASQGTAIHAPASGYIARAKDAGMGYSYIMVVHNDQISTVYGHVSKIFVTEDTYVTKGQIIGLTGGMPGTPGAGSMSTGPHLHFEVRLNGIPVNPLDYLP from the coding sequence ATGCAAAATTTAAACAAAAATAAAAAATATTTTTTAATTTTAACTTTGATTTTTTGTCTCACGGCTTTTTGTAGTCGTGATTTGCTTTTTGTTCAAGCCGCTTATGAAGGTTATACGGTGGACGATTTAAACCAAGAAATAGCTGAAAGACAAAAAGAAATTCAAGCAATTGAAAAACAACGTGAAGAATATCAAAAAAAGGTTAAAGCTGAGCAACAAAAAGCCTTGTCACTAAGAAGTCAAATTTCTATTTTAGAGAATCAAATTAGTGATCGACAATTAAAAATTCAACAGCTAAGAATCGAAATTGAAGAAGCTAACCTGCAAATTCAAAATATCACCTTACAAATAGAAAAAAAAGAGCAAGAAATAACCGATCATCAACAAAAAATAGCTGAACTTATCCGTTTTATTTATCAAAAAAGCCAAAAAAATCCTTTAGAAATCTTATTATTAAACCAATCTTTGGCTGATTTTTTTAATCAGTTAAAATATACCGAAGATATTCAGCGCGAATTACAAAAAACTTTATCTAAAATGAAAATTATCCAACAGGGTTTGCAAGTCCAAAAAAGTGAGCTGGAAAATAAAAAACAAGAATTAAGTAAACTTAAAGAAGAAAACGAAGATGAAAAATCAGCCCTAAACGGTCAACAAAATTATCAACAAGTTTTATTAACCGAAACTCAAAGTTCAGAAAAAAAATTCCAATCCATGTTAGCTGAGTTACAAAGAGAAAGACAGGCTGCTGAAAGTAATATTGCTAATATTGAAAGTGCTATTCGTGACAAACTTTCTCGTCAAGAAAGTTGGCAAGGTGATAAAGATGTTTTTTTAGATTGGCCAATTCCATTGAAAAAAATTACTTGTTATTTTCATGATACTGATTATCCATTTAGAAAGTGGATAGGGGAACATTCGGGCGTTGATTTAAGAGCTTCGCAAGGCACGGCTATTCATGCACCAGCTTCTGGCTATATTGCTCGGGCTAAAGACGCTGGTATGGGTTATTCTTATATTATGGTTGTACACAATGATCAAATTTCAACCGTCTATGGCCATGTCAGTAAAATATTTGTAACCGAAGACACTTATGTCACTAAGGGACAAATTATTGGTTTAACTGGTGGTATGCCGGGTACACCTGGCGCAGGTAGTATGTCAACTGGACCACATTTACATTTTGAAGTGCGCTTAAATGGCATTCCGGTTAATCCTTTGGATTATTTGCCATAG